Proteins from a genomic interval of Anas platyrhynchos isolate ZD024472 breed Pekin duck chromosome 4, IASCAAS_PekinDuck_T2T, whole genome shotgun sequence:
- the SCOC gene encoding short coiled-coil protein isoform X1 — protein sequence MDLPLDEEDGTFTNISLADDSERRSGRRRPAAGRARAAGMNAEMDAVEAENQVELEEKTRLINQVLELQHTLEDLSARVDAVKEENLKLKSENQVLGQYIENLMSASSVFQTTDTKSKRK from the exons ATGGATTTACCCTTGGACGAGGAGGATGGCACTTTCACCAACATTTCTTTGGCAGATGATTCAG AGCGCCGCTCGGGACGACGCCGGCCGGCCGCGGGGAGAGCCCGAGCTGCGGGGATGAACGCGGAGATGGACG CTGTGGAGGCTGAGAATCAGGTGGAGCTGGAAGAGAAAACGCGGCTTATTAACCAGGTTTTGGAACTGCAGCACACGCTCGAAG ATCTCTCAGCACGAGTAGATGCTGTTAAGGAAGAAAACTTGAAACTGAAATCAGAAAACCAAGTTCTTGGACAGTATATAGAAAATCTGATGTCAGCATCTAGCGTTTTCCAAACCACTGacacaaaaagcaaaaggaaataa
- the SCOC gene encoding short coiled-coil protein isoform X2 gives MNAEMDAVEAENQVELEEKTRLINQVLELQHTLEDLSARVDAVKEENLKLKSENQVLGQYIENLMSASSVFQTTDTKSKRK, from the exons ATGAACGCGGAGATGGACG CTGTGGAGGCTGAGAATCAGGTGGAGCTGGAAGAGAAAACGCGGCTTATTAACCAGGTTTTGGAACTGCAGCACACGCTCGAAG ATCTCTCAGCACGAGTAGATGCTGTTAAGGAAGAAAACTTGAAACTGAAATCAGAAAACCAAGTTCTTGGACAGTATATAGAAAATCTGATGTCAGCATCTAGCGTTTTCCAAACCACTGacacaaaaagcaaaaggaaataa